From Salvia splendens isolate huo1 chromosome 3, SspV2, whole genome shotgun sequence, a single genomic window includes:
- the LOC121795596 gene encoding ubiquitin C-terminal hydrolase 12-like isoform X1, protein MTMMTPQPLDDDQQGDEEMLVPNSDSVEGPQPLVEGPLPMEEENAGILENQVLGELQASRFSWTIENFSRLNVKKLYSDVFAVGSYKWRVLIFPKGNNVNALSMYLDAADCATLPYGWNRNAQFRLAIVNQMDNKLTMKKDSQHQFNQREVDWGFTSFMPLSELYDTNKGYLMNDTCIVEADVAVREVNDYWIYDSKKETGFVGLKNQGATCYMNSLLQTLYHIPYFRKAVYHMPTTENDNPTGSIPLALQSLFYKLQYHDTSVATKELTKSFGWDTYDSFMQHDVQELNRVLSEKLEDKMKGTVVEGTIQKLFEGNHMNYIECINVDFKSTRKESFYDLQLDVKGCKDVYASFDKYVEVERLEGDNKYHAEGHGMQDAKKGVLFIDFPPVLQLQLKRFEYDFMRDTMVKINDRYEFPLELDLDRDNGKYLSPDADRSIRNLYILHSVLVHSGGVQGGHYYAFIRPKLSDLWYKFDDERVTKEDVERALEEQYGGEEEFPQTNPGYNNTPFKFTKCSNAYMLVYIRVSDKDKIICDVDEKDIAEHLQIRLKKEQEEKEDKRRYKAQAHLYTIIKVARDEDLKEQIGKDAYFDLVDHDKVRNFRIQKQMRFNIFKEEVAKEFGIPVQFQRFWMWAKRQNHTYRPNRPLTPQDEAQAVGSFREISSKVHGAELKLFLEVEFGLDLQSIPLPEITKDDILLFFKLYDPEKEELRYAGRLLVKGTAKPIEILSKLNEMAGFAPDEEIELFEEIKFEPSVMCECLHKRASFLSSQIENGDIICFQKRPSDKWKDKIRFPDVPSYLEYVKNRQVVHVRTLERPREDAFSLELAKNHTYDDVVEKIAQQLGVEDPSKIRLTPHNCYSQQPKPNPIKYRSVDHLQDMLMHHNQISDILYYEVLDIPLPELQCIKNLKVAFHHATKDEAAVVNIRLPKQSTVGDVLNEIKKKVELSQPNAELRLLEVFCHKIYKIFPILEKIENINDQYWTLRAEEIPEEEKNLGPNDHLIHVYHFTKEVSQNQVQVQNFGDPFLLVIHEGETLADVKLRIQKKLQVQDEEFSKWNFALLSLGCPEYLEDSNVVSSRFQVQRIEVYGVWKQYLGLEHSVTTPKRAYTIVNQTRHTLDHQAVRISN, encoded by the exons ATGACGATGATGACTCCGCAGCCATTGGATGATGAT CAACAGGGAGATGAAGAAATGCTGGTGCCAAACTCAGATTCGGTTGAAGGTCCACAGCCTTTAGTTGAAGGACCTCTTCCAATGGAAG AGGAAAATGCTGGGATCTTGGAGAATCAGGTCCTGGGTGAACTACAAGCTTCACGTTTCTCGTGGACAATAGAGAACTTTTCTCGATTGAATGTGAAGAAGCTCTATTCAGATGTCTTTGCTGTTGGGAGTTATAAATG GCGGGTGCTTATTTTTCCTAAGGGGAACAATGTGAACGCCTTGTCAATGTATTTGGATGCAGCTGATTGTGCTACCTTACCATATGGATGGAACAGAAATGCGCAGTTTAGATTGGCTATAGTTAATCAAATGGATAACAAGTTGACAATGAAAAAAG ATTCCCAGCACCAGTTCAATCAAAGGGAGGTTGATTGGGGTTTCACATCTTTCATGCCTCTTAGTGAGCTGTATGACACCAACAAGGGTTACCTAATGAATGATACTTGTATTGTCGAAGCTGATGTTGCTGTACGTGAAGTCAATGATTATTGGATATATGACTCAAAGAAAGAAACTGGCTTTGTTGGACTTAAGAACCAGGGAGCAACTTGTTATATGAATTCTCTGCTCCAAACTTTGTACCACATTCCTTACTTCAGAAAG GCTGTATATCACATGCCAACAACTGAGAATGATAACCCTACAGGAAGCATACCTTTGGCATTACAGAGTTTATTTTATAAGCTCCAGTATCATGACACCAGCGTAGCTACTAAAGAATTGACTAAATCATTTGGATGGGACACGTATGATTCCTTTATGCAACATGATGTGCAAGAACTGAACAGAGTTTTGTCTGAAAAGCTTGAAGACAAGATGAAG GGAACTGTTGTGGAAGGAACTATACAAAAATTGTTTGAAGGAAACCATATGAATTACATAGAGTGCATCAACGTAGATTTCAAGTCTACTAGAAAAGAATCATTTTATG ACCTTCAGCTTGATGTAAAAGGTTGTAAGGATGTTTATGCTTCATTTGACAAGTATGTAGAAGTCGAACGTCTTGAGGGAGATAACAAATATCATGCAGAAGGACATGGTATGCAG GATGCAAAGAAGGGTGTCTTGTTCATTGACTTCCCTCCAGTTCTCCAGCTTCAATTAAAACGTTTTGAATATGATTTTATGAGGGATACAATGGTTAAG ATAAATGACCGATATGAATTTCCATTGGAGCTTGATCTAGATAGGGACAATGGAAAGTATTTGTCACCAGATGCAGATAGAAGCATACGAAACCTCTACATACTTCACAG TGTTTTAGTTCACAGCGGCGGGGTGCAAGGTGGACACTATTATGCTTTTATCAGACCAAAACTTTCTGACCTGTG GTATAAGTTTGATGATGAGAGGGTCACGAAAGAAGACGTGGAGAGGGCACTAGAGGAGCAGTATGGCGGTGAGGAAGAG TTTCCGCAGACAAATCCTGGCTACAACAATACTCCATTCAAATTTACAAAATGCTCGAATGCATACATGCTTGTTTATATACGAGTGAGCGACAAGGATAAGATTATATGTGATGTGGATGAGAAGGATATTGCAGAACATCTTCAG ATAAGATtgaaaaaagaacaagaagaaaaggaagacAAGAGAAGATACAAAGCACAAGCCCACCTTTACACTATTATCAAG GTTGCTCGAGATGAGGATTTAAAAGAACAGATAGGAAAGGATGCATATTTTGATCTTGTAGATCATGATAAAGTCCGTAACTTCCGTATCCAGAAGCAGATGCGTTTTAATATCTTCAAG GAAGAAGTTGCGAAAGAGTTTGGTATTCCTGTTCAATTTCAGCGCTTCTGGATGTGGGCAAAAAGGCAGAACCACACTTACCGCCCAAACCGACCATTGACaccccaggatgaagctcaagCT GTTGGATCGTTTAGGGAAATATCCAGTAAAGTGCACGGTGCAGAGTTGAAATTATTTCTGGAAGTAGAGTTTGGACTG GATTTACAATCAATTCCTCTACCAGAAATAACTAAGGATGACATACTCCTCTTCTTTAAGCTTTATGATCCCGAAAAAGAAGAGCTCCG CTACGCCGGGAGGCTTCTTGTCAAGGGCACAGCAAAGCCCATTGAAATCCTATCAAAGTTAAATGAAATGGCTGGATTTGCCCCTGATGAAGAAATTGAACTTTTTGAG gaaataaaatttgagccATCTGTAATGTGCGAATGCCTTCATAAAAGAGCTTCATTTTTGTCCAGTCAG ATCGAAAATGGGGATATTATTTGCTTCCAGAAACGACCTTCAGATAAATGGAAAGACAAAATACGTTTCCCTGATGTTCCTTCATACTTGGAGTATGTGAAAAATCGCCAG GTTGTGCATGTTCGAACCTTGGAGAGGCCCAGGGAAGATGCATTTTCCCTAGAATT AGCAAAGAATCACACATATGATGATGTCGTGGAAAAAATTGCCCAGCAACTTGGCGTGGAGGATCCATCCAAAATTAGGCTTACTCCTCACAATTGCTATTCTCAGCAACCAAAGCCAAATCCGATCAAATATAGATCAGTTGATCATCTGCAAGACATGCTTATGCACCACAACCAG ATCTCCGATATATTGTATTATGAAGTGCTGGATATTCCGCTTCCAGAGTTGCAGTGTATAAAGAATCTGAAAGTCGCCTTCCATCATGCTACAAAAGATGAG GCTGCTGTTGTCAATATTAGATTGCCAAAGCAAAGCACTGTTGGGGATGTTCTCAATGAGATCAAGAAAAAG GTAGAATTGTCTCAACCAAATGCTGAGCTTAGGTTGCTTGAAGTTTTCTGTCATAAAATTTACAAG ATTTTCCCCATCCTTGAGAAAATTGAGAACATAAATGACCAGTATTGGACTTTGCGCGCTGAGGAG ATTCCGGAAGAAGAAAAGAATCTTGGGCCCAACGATCACTTGATTCATGTTTACCATTTTACAAAGGAGGTTTCCCAGAATCAAGTG CAAGTACAGAATTTTGGGGACCCATTTTTGTTGGTTATTCATGAAGGTGAAACATTAGCAGATGTTAAACTCCGCATTCAAAAGAAATTGCAGGTCCAAGATGAAGAGTTTTCAAAG TGGAATTTTGCATTGCTGTCCTTGGGATGTCCAGAGTATCTTGAAGACTCTAATGTTGTCTCCAGTCGTTTCCAGGTCCAG AGAATAGAAGTTTATGGTGTTTGGAAGCAGTACCTTGGGCTAGAGCACTCTGTAACTACACCTAAAAGGGCATATACTATTGTGAATCAG ACTCGCCACACACTTGATCATCAGGCAGTTAGAATATCCAATTGA
- the LOC121795596 gene encoding ubiquitin C-terminal hydrolase 12-like isoform X2 codes for MTMMTPQPLDDDQQGDEEMLVPNSDSVEGPQPLVEGPLPMEEENAGILENQVLGELQASRFSWTIENFSRLNVKKLYSDVFAVGSYKWRVLIFPKGNNVNALSMYLDAADCATLPYGWNRNAQFRLAIVNQMDNKLTMKKDSQHQFNQREVDWGFTSFMPLSELYDTNKGYLMNDTCIVEADVAVREVNDYWIYDSKKETGFVGLKNQGATCYMNSLLQTLYHIPYFRKAVYHMPTTENDNPTGSIPLALQSLFYKLQYHDTSVATKELTKSFGWDTYDSFMQHDVQELNRVLSEKLEDKMKGTVVEGTIQKLFEGNHMNYIECINVDFKSTRKESFYDLQLDVKGCKDVYASFDKYVEVERLEGDNKYHAEGHGMQDAKKGVLFIDFPPVLQLQLKRFEYDFMRDTMVKINDRYEFPLELDLDRDNGKYLSPDADRSIRNLYILHSVLVHSGGVQGGHYYAFIRPKLSDLWYKFDDERVTKEDVERALEEQYGGEEEFPQTNPGYNNTPFKFTKCSNAYMLVYIRVSDKDKIICDVDEKDIAEHLQIRLKKEQEEKEDKRRYKAQAHLYTIIKVARDEDLKEQIGKDAYFDLVDHDKVRNFRIQKQMRFNIFKEEVAKEFGIPVQFQRFWMWAKRQNHTYRPNRPLTPQDEAQAVGSFREISSKVHGAELKLFLEVEFGLDLQSIPLPEITKDDILLFFKLYDPEKEELRYAGRLLVKGTAKPIEILSKLNEMAGFAPDEEIELFEEIKFEPSVMCECLHKRASFLSSQIENGDIICFQKRPSDKWKDKIRFPDVPSYLEYVKNRQVVHVRTLERPREDAFSLELAKNHTYDDVVEKIAQQLGVEDPSKIRLTPHNCYSQQPKPNPIKYRSVDHLQDMLMHHNQISDILYYEVLDIPLPELQCIKNLKVAFHHATKDEAAVVNIRLPKQSTVGDVLNEIKKKVELSQPNAELRLLEVFCHKIYKIFPILEKIENINDQYWTLRAEEIPEEEKNLGPNDHLIHVYHFTKEVSQNQVQVQNFGDPFLLVIHEGETLADVKLRIQKKLQVQDEEFSKWNFALLSLGCPEYLEDSNVVSSRFQRIEVYGVWKQYLGLEHSVTTPKRAYTIVNQTRHTLDHQAVRISN; via the exons ATGACGATGATGACTCCGCAGCCATTGGATGATGAT CAACAGGGAGATGAAGAAATGCTGGTGCCAAACTCAGATTCGGTTGAAGGTCCACAGCCTTTAGTTGAAGGACCTCTTCCAATGGAAG AGGAAAATGCTGGGATCTTGGAGAATCAGGTCCTGGGTGAACTACAAGCTTCACGTTTCTCGTGGACAATAGAGAACTTTTCTCGATTGAATGTGAAGAAGCTCTATTCAGATGTCTTTGCTGTTGGGAGTTATAAATG GCGGGTGCTTATTTTTCCTAAGGGGAACAATGTGAACGCCTTGTCAATGTATTTGGATGCAGCTGATTGTGCTACCTTACCATATGGATGGAACAGAAATGCGCAGTTTAGATTGGCTATAGTTAATCAAATGGATAACAAGTTGACAATGAAAAAAG ATTCCCAGCACCAGTTCAATCAAAGGGAGGTTGATTGGGGTTTCACATCTTTCATGCCTCTTAGTGAGCTGTATGACACCAACAAGGGTTACCTAATGAATGATACTTGTATTGTCGAAGCTGATGTTGCTGTACGTGAAGTCAATGATTATTGGATATATGACTCAAAGAAAGAAACTGGCTTTGTTGGACTTAAGAACCAGGGAGCAACTTGTTATATGAATTCTCTGCTCCAAACTTTGTACCACATTCCTTACTTCAGAAAG GCTGTATATCACATGCCAACAACTGAGAATGATAACCCTACAGGAAGCATACCTTTGGCATTACAGAGTTTATTTTATAAGCTCCAGTATCATGACACCAGCGTAGCTACTAAAGAATTGACTAAATCATTTGGATGGGACACGTATGATTCCTTTATGCAACATGATGTGCAAGAACTGAACAGAGTTTTGTCTGAAAAGCTTGAAGACAAGATGAAG GGAACTGTTGTGGAAGGAACTATACAAAAATTGTTTGAAGGAAACCATATGAATTACATAGAGTGCATCAACGTAGATTTCAAGTCTACTAGAAAAGAATCATTTTATG ACCTTCAGCTTGATGTAAAAGGTTGTAAGGATGTTTATGCTTCATTTGACAAGTATGTAGAAGTCGAACGTCTTGAGGGAGATAACAAATATCATGCAGAAGGACATGGTATGCAG GATGCAAAGAAGGGTGTCTTGTTCATTGACTTCCCTCCAGTTCTCCAGCTTCAATTAAAACGTTTTGAATATGATTTTATGAGGGATACAATGGTTAAG ATAAATGACCGATATGAATTTCCATTGGAGCTTGATCTAGATAGGGACAATGGAAAGTATTTGTCACCAGATGCAGATAGAAGCATACGAAACCTCTACATACTTCACAG TGTTTTAGTTCACAGCGGCGGGGTGCAAGGTGGACACTATTATGCTTTTATCAGACCAAAACTTTCTGACCTGTG GTATAAGTTTGATGATGAGAGGGTCACGAAAGAAGACGTGGAGAGGGCACTAGAGGAGCAGTATGGCGGTGAGGAAGAG TTTCCGCAGACAAATCCTGGCTACAACAATACTCCATTCAAATTTACAAAATGCTCGAATGCATACATGCTTGTTTATATACGAGTGAGCGACAAGGATAAGATTATATGTGATGTGGATGAGAAGGATATTGCAGAACATCTTCAG ATAAGATtgaaaaaagaacaagaagaaaaggaagacAAGAGAAGATACAAAGCACAAGCCCACCTTTACACTATTATCAAG GTTGCTCGAGATGAGGATTTAAAAGAACAGATAGGAAAGGATGCATATTTTGATCTTGTAGATCATGATAAAGTCCGTAACTTCCGTATCCAGAAGCAGATGCGTTTTAATATCTTCAAG GAAGAAGTTGCGAAAGAGTTTGGTATTCCTGTTCAATTTCAGCGCTTCTGGATGTGGGCAAAAAGGCAGAACCACACTTACCGCCCAAACCGACCATTGACaccccaggatgaagctcaagCT GTTGGATCGTTTAGGGAAATATCCAGTAAAGTGCACGGTGCAGAGTTGAAATTATTTCTGGAAGTAGAGTTTGGACTG GATTTACAATCAATTCCTCTACCAGAAATAACTAAGGATGACATACTCCTCTTCTTTAAGCTTTATGATCCCGAAAAAGAAGAGCTCCG CTACGCCGGGAGGCTTCTTGTCAAGGGCACAGCAAAGCCCATTGAAATCCTATCAAAGTTAAATGAAATGGCTGGATTTGCCCCTGATGAAGAAATTGAACTTTTTGAG gaaataaaatttgagccATCTGTAATGTGCGAATGCCTTCATAAAAGAGCTTCATTTTTGTCCAGTCAG ATCGAAAATGGGGATATTATTTGCTTCCAGAAACGACCTTCAGATAAATGGAAAGACAAAATACGTTTCCCTGATGTTCCTTCATACTTGGAGTATGTGAAAAATCGCCAG GTTGTGCATGTTCGAACCTTGGAGAGGCCCAGGGAAGATGCATTTTCCCTAGAATT AGCAAAGAATCACACATATGATGATGTCGTGGAAAAAATTGCCCAGCAACTTGGCGTGGAGGATCCATCCAAAATTAGGCTTACTCCTCACAATTGCTATTCTCAGCAACCAAAGCCAAATCCGATCAAATATAGATCAGTTGATCATCTGCAAGACATGCTTATGCACCACAACCAG ATCTCCGATATATTGTATTATGAAGTGCTGGATATTCCGCTTCCAGAGTTGCAGTGTATAAAGAATCTGAAAGTCGCCTTCCATCATGCTACAAAAGATGAG GCTGCTGTTGTCAATATTAGATTGCCAAAGCAAAGCACTGTTGGGGATGTTCTCAATGAGATCAAGAAAAAG GTAGAATTGTCTCAACCAAATGCTGAGCTTAGGTTGCTTGAAGTTTTCTGTCATAAAATTTACAAG ATTTTCCCCATCCTTGAGAAAATTGAGAACATAAATGACCAGTATTGGACTTTGCGCGCTGAGGAG ATTCCGGAAGAAGAAAAGAATCTTGGGCCCAACGATCACTTGATTCATGTTTACCATTTTACAAAGGAGGTTTCCCAGAATCAAGTG CAAGTACAGAATTTTGGGGACCCATTTTTGTTGGTTATTCATGAAGGTGAAACATTAGCAGATGTTAAACTCCGCATTCAAAAGAAATTGCAGGTCCAAGATGAAGAGTTTTCAAAG TGGAATTTTGCATTGCTGTCCTTGGGATGTCCAGAGTATCTTGAAGACTCTAATGTTGTCTCCAGTCGTTTCCAG AGAATAGAAGTTTATGGTGTTTGGAAGCAGTACCTTGGGCTAGAGCACTCTGTAACTACACCTAAAAGGGCATATACTATTGTGAATCAG ACTCGCCACACACTTGATCATCAGGCAGTTAGAATATCCAATTGA
- the LOC121795596 gene encoding ubiquitin C-terminal hydrolase 12-like isoform X3, with amino-acid sequence MTMMTPQPLDDDQQGDEEMLVPNSDSVEGPQPLVEGPLPMEEENAGILENQVLGELQASRFSWTIENFSRLNVKKLYSDVFAVGSYKWRVLIFPKGNNVNALSMYLDAADCATLPYGWNRNAQFRLAIVNQMDNKLTMKKDSQHQFNQREVDWGFTSFMPLSELYDTNKGYLMNDTCIVEADVAVREVNDYWIYDSKKETGFVGLKNQGATCYMNSLLQTLYHIPYFRKAVYHMPTTENDNPTGSIPLALQSLFYKLQYHDTSVATKELTKSFGWDTYDSFMQHDVQELNRVLSEKLEDKMKGTVVEGTIQKLFEGNHMNYIECINVDFKSTRKESFYDLQLDVKGCKDVYASFDKYVEVERLEGDNKYHAEGHGMQDAKKGVLFIDFPPVLQLQLKRFEYDFMRDTMVKINDRYEFPLELDLDRDNGKYLSPDADRSIRNLYILHSVLVHSGGVQGGHYYAFIRPKLSDLWYKFDDERVTKEDVERALEEQYGGEEEFPQTNPGYNNTPFKFTKCSNAYMLVYIRVSDKDKIICDVDEKDIAEHLQVARDEDLKEQIGKDAYFDLVDHDKVRNFRIQKQMRFNIFKEEVAKEFGIPVQFQRFWMWAKRQNHTYRPNRPLTPQDEAQAVGSFREISSKVHGAELKLFLEVEFGLDLQSIPLPEITKDDILLFFKLYDPEKEELRYAGRLLVKGTAKPIEILSKLNEMAGFAPDEEIELFEEIKFEPSVMCECLHKRASFLSSQIENGDIICFQKRPSDKWKDKIRFPDVPSYLEYVKNRQVVHVRTLERPREDAFSLELAKNHTYDDVVEKIAQQLGVEDPSKIRLTPHNCYSQQPKPNPIKYRSVDHLQDMLMHHNQISDILYYEVLDIPLPELQCIKNLKVAFHHATKDEAAVVNIRLPKQSTVGDVLNEIKKKVELSQPNAELRLLEVFCHKIYKIFPILEKIENINDQYWTLRAEEIPEEEKNLGPNDHLIHVYHFTKEVSQNQVQVQNFGDPFLLVIHEGETLADVKLRIQKKLQVQDEEFSKWNFALLSLGCPEYLEDSNVVSSRFQVQRIEVYGVWKQYLGLEHSVTTPKRAYTIVNQTRHTLDHQAVRISN; translated from the exons ATGACGATGATGACTCCGCAGCCATTGGATGATGAT CAACAGGGAGATGAAGAAATGCTGGTGCCAAACTCAGATTCGGTTGAAGGTCCACAGCCTTTAGTTGAAGGACCTCTTCCAATGGAAG AGGAAAATGCTGGGATCTTGGAGAATCAGGTCCTGGGTGAACTACAAGCTTCACGTTTCTCGTGGACAATAGAGAACTTTTCTCGATTGAATGTGAAGAAGCTCTATTCAGATGTCTTTGCTGTTGGGAGTTATAAATG GCGGGTGCTTATTTTTCCTAAGGGGAACAATGTGAACGCCTTGTCAATGTATTTGGATGCAGCTGATTGTGCTACCTTACCATATGGATGGAACAGAAATGCGCAGTTTAGATTGGCTATAGTTAATCAAATGGATAACAAGTTGACAATGAAAAAAG ATTCCCAGCACCAGTTCAATCAAAGGGAGGTTGATTGGGGTTTCACATCTTTCATGCCTCTTAGTGAGCTGTATGACACCAACAAGGGTTACCTAATGAATGATACTTGTATTGTCGAAGCTGATGTTGCTGTACGTGAAGTCAATGATTATTGGATATATGACTCAAAGAAAGAAACTGGCTTTGTTGGACTTAAGAACCAGGGAGCAACTTGTTATATGAATTCTCTGCTCCAAACTTTGTACCACATTCCTTACTTCAGAAAG GCTGTATATCACATGCCAACAACTGAGAATGATAACCCTACAGGAAGCATACCTTTGGCATTACAGAGTTTATTTTATAAGCTCCAGTATCATGACACCAGCGTAGCTACTAAAGAATTGACTAAATCATTTGGATGGGACACGTATGATTCCTTTATGCAACATGATGTGCAAGAACTGAACAGAGTTTTGTCTGAAAAGCTTGAAGACAAGATGAAG GGAACTGTTGTGGAAGGAACTATACAAAAATTGTTTGAAGGAAACCATATGAATTACATAGAGTGCATCAACGTAGATTTCAAGTCTACTAGAAAAGAATCATTTTATG ACCTTCAGCTTGATGTAAAAGGTTGTAAGGATGTTTATGCTTCATTTGACAAGTATGTAGAAGTCGAACGTCTTGAGGGAGATAACAAATATCATGCAGAAGGACATGGTATGCAG GATGCAAAGAAGGGTGTCTTGTTCATTGACTTCCCTCCAGTTCTCCAGCTTCAATTAAAACGTTTTGAATATGATTTTATGAGGGATACAATGGTTAAG ATAAATGACCGATATGAATTTCCATTGGAGCTTGATCTAGATAGGGACAATGGAAAGTATTTGTCACCAGATGCAGATAGAAGCATACGAAACCTCTACATACTTCACAG TGTTTTAGTTCACAGCGGCGGGGTGCAAGGTGGACACTATTATGCTTTTATCAGACCAAAACTTTCTGACCTGTG GTATAAGTTTGATGATGAGAGGGTCACGAAAGAAGACGTGGAGAGGGCACTAGAGGAGCAGTATGGCGGTGAGGAAGAG TTTCCGCAGACAAATCCTGGCTACAACAATACTCCATTCAAATTTACAAAATGCTCGAATGCATACATGCTTGTTTATATACGAGTGAGCGACAAGGATAAGATTATATGTGATGTGGATGAGAAGGATATTGCAGAACATCTTCAG GTTGCTCGAGATGAGGATTTAAAAGAACAGATAGGAAAGGATGCATATTTTGATCTTGTAGATCATGATAAAGTCCGTAACTTCCGTATCCAGAAGCAGATGCGTTTTAATATCTTCAAG GAAGAAGTTGCGAAAGAGTTTGGTATTCCTGTTCAATTTCAGCGCTTCTGGATGTGGGCAAAAAGGCAGAACCACACTTACCGCCCAAACCGACCATTGACaccccaggatgaagctcaagCT GTTGGATCGTTTAGGGAAATATCCAGTAAAGTGCACGGTGCAGAGTTGAAATTATTTCTGGAAGTAGAGTTTGGACTG GATTTACAATCAATTCCTCTACCAGAAATAACTAAGGATGACATACTCCTCTTCTTTAAGCTTTATGATCCCGAAAAAGAAGAGCTCCG CTACGCCGGGAGGCTTCTTGTCAAGGGCACAGCAAAGCCCATTGAAATCCTATCAAAGTTAAATGAAATGGCTGGATTTGCCCCTGATGAAGAAATTGAACTTTTTGAG gaaataaaatttgagccATCTGTAATGTGCGAATGCCTTCATAAAAGAGCTTCATTTTTGTCCAGTCAG ATCGAAAATGGGGATATTATTTGCTTCCAGAAACGACCTTCAGATAAATGGAAAGACAAAATACGTTTCCCTGATGTTCCTTCATACTTGGAGTATGTGAAAAATCGCCAG GTTGTGCATGTTCGAACCTTGGAGAGGCCCAGGGAAGATGCATTTTCCCTAGAATT AGCAAAGAATCACACATATGATGATGTCGTGGAAAAAATTGCCCAGCAACTTGGCGTGGAGGATCCATCCAAAATTAGGCTTACTCCTCACAATTGCTATTCTCAGCAACCAAAGCCAAATCCGATCAAATATAGATCAGTTGATCATCTGCAAGACATGCTTATGCACCACAACCAG ATCTCCGATATATTGTATTATGAAGTGCTGGATATTCCGCTTCCAGAGTTGCAGTGTATAAAGAATCTGAAAGTCGCCTTCCATCATGCTACAAAAGATGAG GCTGCTGTTGTCAATATTAGATTGCCAAAGCAAAGCACTGTTGGGGATGTTCTCAATGAGATCAAGAAAAAG GTAGAATTGTCTCAACCAAATGCTGAGCTTAGGTTGCTTGAAGTTTTCTGTCATAAAATTTACAAG ATTTTCCCCATCCTTGAGAAAATTGAGAACATAAATGACCAGTATTGGACTTTGCGCGCTGAGGAG ATTCCGGAAGAAGAAAAGAATCTTGGGCCCAACGATCACTTGATTCATGTTTACCATTTTACAAAGGAGGTTTCCCAGAATCAAGTG CAAGTACAGAATTTTGGGGACCCATTTTTGTTGGTTATTCATGAAGGTGAAACATTAGCAGATGTTAAACTCCGCATTCAAAAGAAATTGCAGGTCCAAGATGAAGAGTTTTCAAAG TGGAATTTTGCATTGCTGTCCTTGGGATGTCCAGAGTATCTTGAAGACTCTAATGTTGTCTCCAGTCGTTTCCAGGTCCAG AGAATAGAAGTTTATGGTGTTTGGAAGCAGTACCTTGGGCTAGAGCACTCTGTAACTACACCTAAAAGGGCATATACTATTGTGAATCAG ACTCGCCACACACTTGATCATCAGGCAGTTAGAATATCCAATTGA